The proteins below come from a single Plantactinospora sp. KBS50 genomic window:
- a CDS encoding ATP-binding cassette domain-containing protein translates to MSRTVVVDRLSVAYLAGHPVLQEVSVTAWPGRVLAVTGPSGAGKTTLLAAMAGLLRPSAGGVTVDDAALRDRDHAMAQGVLIIPQDNGLAEILTAAENLQVALIAAGAAPAEARRRTDEQLDRLGLSGQADQLVEELSGGQQQRTAIARALALHGDVLLADEITSEQDAGNRQRVLDLLHGEARRGATVVFATHDAEAAADCDAELHLADGRAELIRR, encoded by the coding sequence ATGAGCCGGACCGTGGTGGTGGACCGGCTGAGCGTGGCCTACCTCGCCGGGCACCCGGTGCTGCAAGAGGTCTCCGTCACGGCGTGGCCCGGGCGGGTGCTCGCGGTCACCGGCCCGTCCGGGGCGGGCAAGACGACCCTGCTGGCCGCCATGGCCGGTCTGCTGCGGCCCAGCGCCGGCGGGGTGACGGTGGACGATGCGGCGCTGCGCGACCGGGATCACGCCATGGCCCAGGGCGTGCTCATCATTCCGCAGGACAACGGGCTCGCCGAGATCCTCACGGCGGCGGAGAACCTTCAGGTCGCCCTGATCGCGGCCGGCGCTGCCCCGGCCGAGGCCCGGCGCCGGACCGACGAGCAGTTGGACCGGCTGGGCCTGTCCGGCCAGGCGGACCAGCTCGTCGAGGAACTCTCCGGCGGGCAGCAGCAACGCACGGCGATCGCCCGCGCTCTGGCGCTGCACGGCGACGTGCTGCTCGCCGACGAGATCACCAGCGAGCAGGACGCCGGGAACCGGCAGCGCGTTCTCGACCTGCTCCACGGGGAGGCCCGGCGCGGGGCGACGGTGGTGTTCGCGACCCACGACGCCGAGGCGGCGGCCGACTGCGACGCCGAGCTGCACCTCGCCGACGGCCGGGCCGAGCTGATCCGCAGGTAG
- a CDS encoding ABC transporter ATP-binding protein yields MSLATAAGRRAPATEPIGVTCRGLVHIYRLEGYDVVALSGVDLDIVPGQSVALVGPSGSGKSTLLSLLAGLLRPAAGRLGVGEHDLVKAGPAELQRMRAGDVGVVLQGSERNLLPYLSAEQNVRFAQRGAPAGRAVPAPRQVLELVGLAADARRRPAELGPGSRQRLALAVGLANHPGLLLADEPTSQLDAAARDEVLTALADAHRAGSTVVLVTHDPDVAARMDRVVTIRDGRVGAEGRSGEDYSVLGRDGSLHLPPDVAETLGPGALLRVEPQPGGALLLVPVNRAQEQR; encoded by the coding sequence ATGAGCCTCGCCACCGCCGCCGGGCGGCGTGCCCCGGCAACCGAGCCGATCGGGGTGACCTGCCGCGGCCTGGTCCACATCTACCGGCTGGAGGGCTACGACGTCGTCGCGCTGTCCGGTGTGGACCTCGACATCGTCCCCGGTCAGTCCGTGGCGCTGGTCGGTCCGTCCGGCTCCGGCAAGTCCACCCTGCTGTCGTTGCTGGCCGGGCTGCTGCGACCGGCCGCCGGCCGGCTCGGGGTCGGCGAGCACGACCTGGTGAAGGCCGGCCCGGCGGAGCTGCAACGGATGCGCGCCGGCGACGTCGGGGTGGTGTTGCAGGGCAGCGAGCGCAACCTGCTGCCGTACCTGAGCGCCGAGCAGAACGTCCGGTTCGCCCAGCGCGGCGCGCCGGCCGGCCGGGCCGTACCCGCGCCCCGGCAGGTGCTGGAACTGGTCGGCCTCGCCGCCGACGCCCGCCGCCGCCCGGCCGAACTCGGCCCCGGCAGTCGCCAGCGCCTCGCCCTGGCCGTCGGGCTGGCCAACCACCCCGGCCTGCTGCTGGCCGACGAGCCGACCAGCCAACTCGACGCCGCCGCCCGGGACGAGGTGCTCACGGCGCTCGCCGACGCACACCGGGCCGGCAGCACCGTCGTGCTGGTCACCCACGACCCGGACGTGGCGGCCCGGATGGACCGGGTGGTCACCATCCGGGACGGCCGGGTCGGCGCCGAGGGGCGCAGCGGCGAGGACTACAGCGTCCTGGGCCGGGACGGCTCGCTGCACCTGCCGCCCGACGTCGCCGAGACGCTCGGACCGGGCGCGCTGCTGCGGGTGGAACCGCAGCCGGGCGGTGCGCTGCTGCTCGTACCCGTCAACCGCGCGCAGGAGCAGCGATGA